From the genome of Fulvia fulva chromosome 12, complete sequence:
GTTTGCCTCGGAAGCCGAGGGAGGTGGTTCCAGTCCTTTGGGCTGGGAACAGAACAGAACAGAATAGAACACTTGGTTCTAATGAATGAAAAAGACCCTTTTGCATACCTTGCAACTTTTCTTGTGTCTCCAACAAAATCCATCTTCCTTGTGATCGATGTCTACAAAGCTGCTGTCCAACCCATCAAACCTTGATGGCGAGCAGCAGCCGTGAGCTGTAAGCTTAGGCAATCCTCATGGATATCCCATTTCCCCGACCTTCGATTGGCACATCATAGTGGTGAGCTGCAATTGCCATGGGCGCACATTGATGACATCGTCCTGCGTGGTTACAGGAGCAAATGTCGTGCTCCGCGGTCGGTAGTGAGTGATGGTGAGCTGTCCGAGTGGCACCAGTCAAAGGCAGCGAGGGTCGGTGTCGTGTAGTCTACAACACACCACCGGCGGCCGACTCGTTTGACGCTTTCCCCCGCCTCTTTGGCCAACCTCTCATCAAGCTCTGCATCAGTAGTCCATAGCCGCAACGGGCTAGTTTCGAGGTATTTTCACGATTGGCCATCAAGTTTCTCACTTTCCAAATGCCTCTCAGCAGGTACCCCTTCGGCGCGATCGTGAGCGAGCGACTCGCTGGTGACTAGACTATCAGTGAGCGTCGCTTGCGCGAAGCTTCTCCATCGTAGTGGATGCGTCGATTGCTGCGATTGCGAGCATGGCCCACGTTTCTCGTAATGCGCAGCAGTGTACATGTAGGGTGGAGGAGAACTCTCATCGGGAAAGATCTTCCATGAAGAGGCATGTGGGCGATAGAATATTGGACAAGGGAGTCGCCTCGTTGCGATTGGTGTGTCACAGATCGCGGCTGCGCGAAGCGATCTTGGTCGAGCCGCGCGTGCCGTGCCTATCCTGCCTTCTTATCATCACTTCCGTCAGGGATTGTTTTCTAGTCGATAGTGACGGCCATGTTGGATATTGCCAGATCTTCGTACGGGCCATCCAGGCGCGCGAGCCGTTCCCAGCAAGATTTTTCTGGCCGATGTGAGTGAACACCGCCACCAAGGTGGGAACCACCAGGTGTGACCAACAGAGTCAAGTCTGGTGGCACGAAATCAAGACCATCATCACCTGAAGTGGAGTGCCACACAAAAACTACTACTCGGAAGAATCTCCGAGGACTCCATCATACGACTCCATCACCTGCCAGATCGAAATTGCGTGCCGTGCGATTCGGAGACTCGCCTGATTCTTGCAGGGGCATCACCTCGCTTGGGAGGTATTAGCATCATTGGACCATTGTTTTACCTTATATGGATGCCTCGGGTTGGGAAGCGAGGAGACTAATTCTGGGATATCTTGGTTGTGATCTGGAAGGGGGTGCTGTGAGATCTGGATGTGATAGGATGGAGGTGTGCTTGCATTGTTTGTCTAGGGTGCTGGGGTGGATCTTGTTGGTGGCGTGTCGCTTCGAGGGATTCGGTTGTCTGGACATCATGGTGATGTTGAGCATGAACTGAAGCGAGCGAGAAGCTGGCAGGTATGCAAGGCTAGCGTATGAACAGGCGCTGAGGGCATGAAACGAGACGTTGTCCGAAATGCCTCAGATCTAGATTGATGGTCACAGGCTTCGACCACATCACTCTTGCCACTGTGTGCTCACACTATCTATGGCTTCTTGGCTTCTGAAGCTCCCCTTCCTCTCGTCCGCGGAGTAGACGCTGCTTGGCGTCTCGGATGGACCTGTGGCACCGTCACGTTTCGTGATCACCAGATGCGCACCTTCTCTTGCAAAGAAGGTGTTGTCGACAGAGATAGCATCATGGCCTTCCCAGTGCTGCTAACATCAGTCTCAGGCTGTACCATCAGAAGCATCAAAACCTACCAGGTACCAAAAGACGACGGCCACGAACAGATCCCCACCAAGAATGTTGCCCAACAGCGCTGGCAGCATGGACTTCCAGATGTAATACCAAACCGATATCTTCAGATCCTCCAGCCAGATCGCCAGCGGGATGAAGAACATGTTGGCCACAACATGGTCCAAGCCGAGTGCCACGAATGCGAAGGTAGGTCACCATCTGGCCGTCACTTTGCTGAAGTCCTCTTGGCCATATATGCAAGAAAGCATGCCAGACACACGAGCCAATTCGCGCCTATGCCACGAAGGAAGATCATATGCCAGTCGGGAGACACGATCTTCTTATCCGCGTTCAAGATAGCCTGAGATCGGTATGGCTCCGAGTCGAAGATGCCGCCGTACCCAATGATGAAGACCACCACGAAGAGACAGCCCAGCATAATACTCCAGAATGTCACGGACCAGTGTATGAGCATGCGTGGTATGCTAAGTCTGCGTTGCAGTACTGACAACGTTGTGAACTATCCATCATCAGACTTATCCATTTCGATCCACCTGGCTGCCAAACTCACCATAAAGCTGCCGGTGCAGAGATCAACCCCAGACGTCAACACCATAACGAGGCCGATTGGAAAAACCAGCGCTCCGATCATCCTGATGAGCCCGGGCGCGTTCTCTTGGAACCAGGGCGCCGTGCTGGTGCTCAACGACACCGCGCATGCGAAGGAGAGCAGCATACCAGCAATCATGCAGCTCAGGAACATCTTGTCGATGCGCATGTGTGCCTTGTAGACGCCTGCTCGGCCACATAGCTCGATGGTCTCCTTTGGCGTGTAGGCATTGATGCCACTGACGATCTGGACCTGCTCTGTTGGTTGCATGGTTCAGAGGATCCGTATCTCGCACCAACAATGACCTCGGAGAGGACAGACTGGCATTGCCATCAAATGAATGTCATACTCCACACTTTCCGGCTGGAGTCTGCAGTGCTAATATGGAGACGAAACAGCCACGCAGCACAACGAAAACTTCATTCCTGCTCATGTGAGGTTTCCGTGATACTTCCACGCTTTACTAGGTATCAGGCGATTGCTTTGAGACATCGCTGTTACATCACTTGGCTGGTCGTTAACCACGCGCCTTGGAGCCAAGGGCTGTCGACAAAATCCATTGCCGGTCGGGTCCTTGTAACAAATGACCTTTGCAGTCGGGTTCTCCAGATCACGGAGCTTAGGCAACATGCGAGCGCTTCGCGTAGGTCGCTATAATCCATACATCGCTTTGAAACGCCGGACGGTTTCAACAATGATGTTTTTGAAGACAATGAATGATACGCTCGGCGGCAACGAATTTTGTAGACAGCCCTTAGGCCCTTGGCTGTAAGGTCTAGGCTGTAGGTAACAGTTGAGCCGGAGATCTCCCTACACCAGTCCATCTCTGTACCATCGTTGGTGGTTACCAAGCCCAAGGACGATGTCGTGTCGTAAGGAGACAGCCAAGAAGGTCAGGAGTATTGTGAAATATGGTAGAGGATCCATCGCGGATGTTGGTAGATGGGGCATGTCCAGTTGCCGGATATACTGGTCAGAGCTGCAGTGCCTTGGCTGACTGGTCTCTACATAGAAAGGACTCGTTCACGGCGATGCAGACCATTGATCATATCGCACTACGATGCGTGACGGTAGCGGACTTGCGCCTTGAAGCTGATGCCAGAACGTCGAGATGGTCACCACACGTTTGGTGTCACGCGATAGTTGTACTATCCGTCCAAAGGAGAGGACGCAGTGACTAAGTCCTCGGATGTTCGGTCACGGGCTAAGTACGTTGTTCTTGTTCTTCGTCTCGCAAATGCTGACATGGCGGTAAGCGTCTCGACAGGGCCTTTGTCAGTTGCAGTAAAATGATATGCTGAAAGGCCGATGTCCTTATTGAAGTGAGCGAAGGGCAGCGCTCCTACGACTTGAGAAAGATCGTAGGCATCGTCGCAATATGCATATGCATATGCTCGTCGTCGCAATGTGCTCTCACGTATTGCAAAATTGTAAATTCTTTTTTAAATAATAAGCGTCCTAGCAGGATTTGGCAGCGAGGGCTCTTATCCAGCGACCCACCCCCACTGGGCACAGACCGCATACACATACATGCGGATTAACACGGCGAGGCAACAGGTGACAGATTCTGATTGTTATTCTCGCTACGGGAGCTTTACGGACATGCTCCGTTCACTCCGGCTCGCAAGCGCGCCTCGTTCACTTTCGCATGCCCTCCAAGCTGCCCTTCGCTCAATAATATCCCGTGGCGAGCACAAAGGCACAAAGGCACATAGTCCGGTGCACCAAGGATAGAATCGTTGCCTTTGTTTGGAACTCGCCTTCTTTGATCGTCCTTCAGCAGAGCTCGATGGTGGACTTGATGCCTGCCAGGCTCGCTTTGTCAAGCAAAAGATGTTTATACATGCTTTTCACCACGAGGGCATTATCCTTATCGACTTCGAGTACCGCGTGCTTTCCCTATTGCATTTCCTACAGTTCTACTTGCAGCCGGTCTGCCTTTCCTTCATCATGGCCCCACGTAAGATTGCCAACGATCCTTTTAAAAAGTTTTGGAAATCCAAGTTTGTAAAAGTGGAGGAAACCACTGACAGTACGCTGGCGTA
Proteins encoded in this window:
- a CDS encoding putative formate transporter, which produces MQPTEQVQIVSGINAYTPKETIELCGRAGVYKAHMRIDKMFLSCMIAGMLLSFACAVSLSTSTAPWFQENAPGLIRMIGALVFPIGLVMVLTSGVDLCTGSFMFTTLSVLQRRLSIPRMLIHWSVTFWSIMLGCLFVVVFIIGYGGIFDSEPYRSQAILNADKKIVSPDWHMIFLRGIGANWLDLKISVWYYIWKSMLPALLGNILGGDLFVAVVFWYLHWEGHDAISVDNTFFAREGAHLVITKRDGATGPSETPSSVYSADERKGSFRSQEAIDSVSTQWQE